From Pseudomonadota bacterium, a single genomic window includes:
- the gcvPA gene encoding aminomethyl-transferring glycine dehydrogenase subunit GcvPA, with product MRDLPHTEQQISAMLQAIGVPDLEALFDVIPEAARFRGTLDLPPALSEPELRRELQRLGRRNTVSSTLGRGASGATGGALGNQREADDEGPLPFIGAGLPRHAIPAAVDSLAARGEFATAYTPYQAEVSQGTLAAIFEFQTIVCELFGSDYANASMYDGASAAAEALLMARRLTGRPRALISAGIHPEYLQTCRSYLSGLGDDVALESLPSNAAGATDLDGLQARLARDVACVVIQTPSFFGVLEDLIPLAKAAHDHCALLVALCTEPLALGLLQAPGRAGADIVVGEGLGLAGPPSCGGPGVGLFGASGAKALRQLPGRLVGETVDVHGRTGYVLTLSTREQHIRRAKATSNICTNHGLIALRFTIHLALLGPQGLRRLAQLNLAKAVYAQRAIAALPGFAMRFPAPFFNEFAVRVPGGDAAALVAYASDQHGVVPGVALGAFDERERATLLVGISDLHRRQDIDRLVAALREASR from the coding sequence GTGCGCGACCTACCCCATACCGAGCAGCAGATCAGCGCGATGCTGCAGGCGATCGGCGTCCCCGACCTCGAGGCGCTCTTTGACGTCATCCCCGAGGCGGCGCGCTTTCGCGGCACGCTCGACCTGCCCCCAGCGCTGAGCGAGCCCGAGCTGCGCCGCGAGCTGCAGCGCCTCGGCCGACGCAACACGGTCAGCAGCACCCTCGGCCGCGGCGCCAGCGGCGCGACGGGCGGCGCGCTCGGCAACCAGCGCGAGGCGGACGACGAGGGCCCCCTCCCCTTCATCGGCGCTGGACTGCCACGCCATGCCATTCCGGCCGCCGTCGATAGCTTGGCGGCGCGCGGCGAGTTCGCCACCGCCTACACGCCCTATCAGGCCGAGGTCAGCCAGGGCACGCTGGCCGCGATCTTCGAGTTCCAGACCATCGTCTGTGAGCTCTTCGGCAGCGACTACGCCAACGCCTCGATGTACGACGGGGCCTCGGCCGCCGCCGAGGCGCTGCTGATGGCGCGCCGGCTCACCGGCCGCCCACGCGCTCTGATCTCGGCGGGGATCCACCCAGAGTATCTCCAGACCTGTCGCAGCTACCTCTCGGGGCTCGGCGACGACGTCGCGCTCGAGTCGCTACCGTCTAACGCTGCCGGCGCCACCGATCTCGACGGCCTGCAGGCTCGCCTGGCGCGCGATGTGGCCTGCGTGGTGATCCAGACGCCGAGCTTCTTCGGCGTGCTCGAGGATCTGATCCCGCTCGCCAAGGCCGCGCATGACCACTGTGCCTTGCTGGTCGCGCTTTGCACCGAACCGCTCGCGCTCGGCCTGCTCCAGGCCCCGGGTCGCGCGGGCGCGGACATCGTCGTCGGTGAGGGTCTCGGACTGGCCGGACCACCTTCCTGCGGCGGGCCCGGGGTCGGCCTCTTCGGCGCCTCAGGCGCGAAGGCGCTGCGCCAGCTCCCGGGTCGCCTGGTCGGCGAGACCGTCGACGTCCACGGGCGCACCGGCTACGTGCTGACGCTCTCGACGCGCGAGCAGCACATTCGGCGGGCCAAGGCCACCTCGAACATCTGCACCAACCACGGGCTGATCGCGCTGCGCTTCACGATCCACCTGGCGCTGCTCGGTCCCCAGGGGCTGCGGCGCCTGGCGCAGCTGAACCTCGCCAAGGCGGTCTATGCCCAACGCGCCATCGCGGCGCTGCCGGGCTTCGCCATGCGCTTCCCCGCGCCCTTCTTCAACGAGTTCGCGGTGCGCGTTCCCGGCGGGGATGCGGCCGCGCTGGTGGCCTATGCCAGCGACCAACACGGGGTCGTCCCCGGCGTCGCGCTCGGCGCCTTCGACGAGCGCGAGCGCGCCACGCTCCTCGTCGGCATCAGCGACCTGCACCGACGCCAAGACATCGACCGCCTGGTGGCGGCGCTGCGCGAGGCCAGCCGATGA
- the gcvH gene encoding glycine cleavage system protein GcvH, which translates to MPNPSDRRYTKDHEWARRDEGRVTIGVTAFAVEQLGDITLVELPAVGDLVRAGQPFGTIESVKSVSELYAPLSGRVAAINPRLEDEPELVNSAPFGEGWMIALEPSGAEFEQLLDAAAYTALLAAAQTAH; encoded by the coding sequence ATGCCCAACCCGAGCGATCGACGTTATACCAAGGACCATGAGTGGGCGCGCCGCGACGAAGGCCGCGTGACCATCGGCGTCACCGCCTTCGCCGTCGAGCAGCTCGGCGACATCACGCTGGTCGAGCTGCCGGCCGTCGGAGACCTGGTCCGCGCCGGGCAGCCCTTCGGCACGATCGAATCGGTGAAGTCGGTCTCAGAGCTCTATGCCCCGCTCTCGGGGCGCGTCGCCGCGATCAATCCGCGGCTGGAGGACGAGCCGGAGCTGGTCAACAGCGCGCCCTTTGGCGAGGGCTGGATGATCGCCCTCGAGCCGAGCGGCGCGGAGTTCGAGCAGCTACTCGACGCCGCGGCGTACACGGCGCTGCTCGCCGCTGCTCAGACTGCCCATTAG
- the gcvT gene encoding glycine cleavage system aminomethyltransferase GcvT → MDQLKTTPLITAHREAGARLVPFAGHLMPLQYRGIVAEHLAVRQAVGLFDVSHMGELVLRGPGALATIERLATNTISDAADGQAVYTPLCNPLGGVIDDCVVYRQRADHLMVVVNAANVQKDADWFRAHASADCSVEDESEQWALLALQGPRALATWSALAGPALSALPRFRLAAAQAAGASCIAARTGYTGEDGLELFCSADAAPRLWAALHEAGAAHDLQPCGLGARDTLRLEARLLLYGQDLDETTTPLEAGLGWTVKLAQKDFIGRAPLLEQQRQGLKRRLVGLTMRSRGIARAGYPVHDGSGETALGARIGAVTSGTMSPSLKTAIALAYVPTTHAAPGQRLQVESRGKAIVAEVVRGPFLRAGARSSAGAHQP, encoded by the coding sequence ATGGACCAGCTCAAGACCACGCCGCTGATCACCGCCCATCGCGAGGCCGGCGCGCGACTGGTGCCCTTCGCCGGACACCTGATGCCGCTGCAGTACCGCGGCATCGTCGCCGAGCACCTCGCCGTGCGCCAAGCGGTCGGGCTCTTCGACGTCAGCCATATGGGCGAGCTGGTGCTCCGTGGGCCGGGCGCGCTGGCCACGATCGAGCGCCTGGCGACCAACACGATTTCCGACGCCGCCGACGGCCAGGCCGTCTACACCCCGCTCTGCAACCCCCTGGGCGGCGTGATCGATGACTGCGTGGTCTATCGGCAGCGTGCCGACCACCTGATGGTCGTCGTCAACGCCGCCAACGTGCAGAAGGACGCGGACTGGTTCCGCGCCCACGCCAGCGCGGACTGCAGCGTCGAGGACGAGAGCGAGCAGTGGGCCCTGCTGGCGCTGCAGGGGCCGCGAGCGCTGGCGACGTGGTCTGCGCTGGCCGGACCGGCCCTCAGCGCGCTCCCGCGCTTTCGCTTGGCCGCGGCGCAGGCCGCGGGCGCGAGCTGCATCGCTGCACGCACCGGCTACACCGGCGAGGATGGACTAGAGCTCTTCTGCAGCGCCGACGCGGCGCCGCGTCTCTGGGCGGCCCTGCACGAGGCGGGCGCCGCCCACGACCTTCAGCCCTGCGGCCTGGGCGCCCGCGACACGCTGCGTTTGGAGGCCCGCCTGCTGCTCTACGGGCAGGATCTCGACGAGACGACCACCCCCTTAGAGGCGGGCTTGGGCTGGACCGTCAAGCTCGCGCAGAAGGACTTCATCGGCCGAGCGCCGCTCCTGGAGCAGCAGCGCCAGGGTTTGAAGCGACGGCTCGTCGGCTTGACCATGCGCTCGCGCGGCATCGCCCGCGCGGGCTACCCCGTCCACGATGGCAGCGGCGAGACGGCGCTCGGAGCGCGGATTGGCGCCGTCACCAGCGGCACGATGTCGCCCTCGCTGAAGACGGCGATCGCGCTCGCCTATGTGCCGACGACGCACGCGGCGCCAGGCCAACGGCTGCAGGTCGAGTCCCGCGGCAAGGCGATTGTCGCCGAAGTGGTAAGGGGTCCTTTCTTGCGCGCCGGGGCACGATCGTCCGCGGGCGCACACCAGCCGTGA
- a CDS encoding NUDIX hydrolase yields the protein MKTNQLDVSASETHGAGGFLALRRCRLRHWDGQGAASPPFVIDVVERSLGTDAVVVLPFARRPDRVLLRRGLRPALRLGRAQGLLREGTAAPLLQLEAVAGVVERDDKGAVELLRRAALELHEEAGLQVAETALRPLGPPAFLSPGLMAERIYFFAVEAALTAEPACPPAGDGSPFELGATLELLELDEALARCGRGEIEDLKTECALRRLAQWLVG from the coding sequence ATGAAGACGAATCAGCTGGACGTGAGCGCGAGCGAGACTCACGGCGCGGGGGGCTTCCTCGCCTTGCGCCGCTGCCGACTGCGGCATTGGGATGGGCAAGGCGCGGCCTCTCCGCCCTTCGTCATCGACGTCGTCGAGCGCTCGCTGGGTACGGATGCGGTGGTCGTGCTGCCCTTCGCGCGGCGGCCGGATCGCGTGTTGTTGCGGCGTGGCCTTCGTCCGGCCTTGCGCCTCGGTCGCGCGCAGGGCCTCTTGCGCGAGGGCACGGCGGCGCCGCTGCTGCAGCTCGAGGCGGTCGCGGGCGTGGTCGAGCGGGACGACAAAGGCGCAGTGGAGCTGCTGCGCCGCGCCGCGCTGGAGCTGCACGAGGAGGCGGGTCTGCAGGTAGCCGAGACAGCGCTGAGGCCGCTGGGACCGCCAGCCTTCCTCTCGCCGGGGCTGATGGCCGAGCGGATCTACTTCTTCGCGGTCGAAGCCGCGCTGACGGCGGAGCCCGCTTGCCCTCCGGCCGGCGATGGCAGCCCCTTCGAGCTCGGTGCCACGCTCGAGCTGCTCGAGCTCGACGAGGCGCTGGCGCGCTGTGGACGGGGTGAGATCGAGGATCTGAAGACCGAGTGTGCCCTGCGGCGGCTCGCCCAGTGGTTGGTGGGCTAG
- the dacB gene encoding D-alanyl-D-alanine carboxypeptidase/D-alanyl-D-alanine-endopeptidase, whose translation MLGATAGSGSALPADAEAAAGGAAGGTAQLAALLADRRLGGAKVGLLAVDLASGRVLAEHEADGPLLVASTVKLITAAAALDVLGPHYRFRTEVFSLPVAIRGGVLTGDLYLKGFGDPSLDAPDLWRLARRLRALGLRRVRGALVLDESYFDASPLPPLYETRDTDAAYRAATGALSLHENAVTIGVRPSAVGQPVEVTLIPASAYLQLENGALTVGPPRRSALIISARSAPDGTVVSVQGALRAGARPVWTRRRVEDPGLFVGITFRELLEREGIRFGRSALRRGALPPRARRLLVHQSVPLSDVIRRMNKRSSNLIAEQLVRVLGAEASAVPGTWAAGLAVIERHLAAGGLRRGSYQLKNGSGLYESAVFSPRQIVSVLAEAWRSFRWGPEFVASLAIAGADGTLAHRFVGSDAAHWVRGKTGTLADVVALSGYGGEASGQSPIAFSIVFNGLASDRVRVARRVADALVQALLAEQRRGPAPAQRGPQGR comes from the coding sequence GTGCTGGGCGCGACGGCCGGATCGGGGAGCGCGCTGCCCGCCGATGCCGAAGCGGCCGCTGGCGGAGCGGCGGGCGGGACGGCGCAGCTCGCGGCCCTGCTCGCCGATCGACGGCTCGGCGGCGCCAAGGTCGGCTTGCTCGCGGTCGACCTCGCCAGCGGCCGCGTGCTGGCCGAGCACGAGGCCGACGGTCCGTTGCTGGTGGCCTCGACGGTCAAGCTGATCACCGCGGCCGCGGCGTTGGACGTCCTCGGTCCCCACTATCGCTTTCGCACCGAGGTCTTTTCACTGCCGGTGGCGATCCGCGGCGGCGTCTTGACCGGCGATCTCTACCTCAAGGGCTTTGGTGATCCCTCGCTCGACGCGCCGGACCTCTGGCGCCTGGCCCGCCGCCTGCGCGCGCTCGGCCTCCGTCGGGTCCGTGGCGCTCTGGTCCTGGACGAGAGCTATTTCGACGCCTCGCCTCTGCCGCCGCTCTATGAAACGCGTGACACCGACGCCGCCTATCGCGCGGCGACGGGCGCCTTGAGCCTGCACGAGAACGCGGTGACGATTGGGGTGCGGCCGTCGGCGGTCGGTCAGCCCGTCGAGGTAACGCTGATTCCGGCCAGCGCCTATCTGCAGCTCGAGAACGGCGCCCTCACCGTGGGGCCGCCGCGGCGCAGCGCCCTGATCATAAGTGCGCGGTCGGCGCCCGACGGGACGGTGGTCAGCGTGCAAGGCGCGTTGCGGGCTGGTGCGCGCCCTGTCTGGACGCGTCGGCGCGTCGAGGATCCGGGCCTCTTCGTCGGCATCACCTTTCGCGAGCTCCTCGAGCGAGAAGGCATCCGCTTCGGTCGCTCGGCGCTGCGGCGTGGAGCGCTGCCACCACGAGCACGCCGGCTCCTCGTCCATCAATCCGTGCCCCTGAGCGACGTGATTCGGCGCATGAACAAGCGCAGCAGCAACCTAATCGCCGAGCAGCTCGTGCGCGTGCTGGGCGCCGAGGCCTCCGCTGTGCCAGGCACCTGGGCCGCTGGCCTGGCGGTGATCGAGCGTCACCTGGCGGCGGGCGGCCTGCGGCGCGGGAGCTATCAGCTAAAGAACGGTTCGGGGCTCTACGAGTCCGCGGTCTTTTCGCCGCGGCAGATCGTCTCCGTGCTCGCGGAGGCCTGGCGCAGCTTTCGCTGGGGACCCGAGTTCGTCGCCTCGCTGGCGATTGCCGGCGCCGATGGGACCCTCGCCCATCGTTTCGTCGGCAGCGACGCGGCGCATTGGGTGCGCGGCAAGACCGGCACGCTGGCCGACGTCGTGGCCCTCAGCGGCTACGGCGGCGAGGCCAGCGGTCAGTCGCCGATCGCCTTCAGCATCGTCTTCAACGGGCTCGCGAGCGATCGCGTGCGGGTCGCGCGGCGCGTCGCCGACGCGCTGGTTCAGGCGTTGCTGGCTGAGCAGCGCAGGGGTCCCGCGCCCGCGCAGCGGGGGCCTCAGGGCAGGTAG
- a CDS encoding decaprenyl-phosphate phosphoribosyltransferase yields the protein MVVGLLSSLRPHQWTKNLFVAAPLLFSKQLTSPPLLLRSLLAVLAFCLLSGAVYLINDLFDLDNDRAHPIKRLRAIASGRLPLAAAQTAAALLILVSLALAALLGLPCFACAAGYLIVNLAYSLHLKHLPFVDVLSIAAGFLLRVLAGAVALAVVASPWLLICTFVLACLLGFGKRAHELANAGDRQRAGARRPVLARYHLTSLVVLLWALAAATCVSYALYTVSAHTKRFFGAGTLLWTVPFVVLGVLRFLQLVGRHTQAESPTDAMLRDWPFLLNAGLWGLSTAAIIYLP from the coding sequence ATGGTCGTCGGTCTCCTGAGTTCGCTGCGTCCGCACCAGTGGACGAAGAACCTCTTCGTCGCGGCCCCACTGCTCTTTTCCAAGCAGCTCACCTCGCCACCCTTGCTGCTCCGCAGTCTGCTCGCGGTCCTCGCCTTCTGTCTGCTCTCGGGGGCCGTCTATCTGATCAACGACCTCTTCGATCTCGACAACGACCGCGCCCATCCGATCAAGCGCTTGCGGGCGATCGCGTCTGGCCGCCTGCCGCTCGCCGCCGCGCAAACGGCCGCCGCGCTGCTGATTCTCGTCTCGCTCGCGCTCGCGGCGCTGCTGGGCCTCCCCTGCTTCGCCTGCGCCGCGGGCTACCTGATCGTCAACCTGGCCTACTCGCTGCATCTCAAGCACCTGCCCTTCGTCGACGTGCTCAGCATCGCCGCCGGCTTCCTGCTGCGCGTCCTCGCGGGCGCGGTGGCGCTCGCCGTGGTGGCGTCGCCCTGGCTGCTGATCTGCACCTTTGTGCTGGCCTGCCTGCTCGGCTTCGGCAAGCGCGCGCACGAGCTGGCCAATGCCGGCGACCGGCAGCGGGCCGGGGCGCGACGGCCGGTGCTGGCGCGCTACCACCTGACGTCGCTCGTGGTGCTGCTCTGGGCGCTGGCGGCGGCGACCTGCGTGAGCTACGCCCTCTATACGGTCTCCGCGCATACGAAGCGCTTCTTCGGCGCCGGCACGCTGTTGTGGACGGTCCCCTTCGTCGTCCTCGGCGTCCTGCGCTTCCTGCAGCTCGTCGGGCGCCACACCCAGGCCGAGAGCCCCACCGACGCGATGCTCCGCGACTGGCCCTTCTTGCTCAATGCCGGGCTCTGGGGCCTCTCGACCGCCGCGATCATCTACCTGCCCTGA
- a CDS encoding zinc-ribbon domain-containing protein: MKFICDQCSTKYSIADEKVRRKVLKIRCKNCGNIIVVRDPTRGTGALAAVPTEGGRALDEAFQQVFSESPPATRSVTAAAQRSTAARVPTPAPALVDDHEREPEDDNTRISLPGELRPHEAAIEDEWYLAVDGHQFGPMSFDELCRRVRRGEARSETGDEAFVWRDGFEDWIDAHSVPELRPFVPPRPPPRGRGSGLLPLPADRDRSGAAAGLPAFGDPQVWPVSAASLAVSAPPARMPAGRAAVGARAASPTGEVSGPGVSEAFSLEALAALGSSAPGLASAGQQRVEQRPEKHYSGQQPMVGAPAPQLMAPAPLVAPPPPRVSGWLKLGVVLSFVILMLGGSALVYLLFFDARDASGPRGLAGIGTNRLGDLDAADLAGPDAGVAAGLEFAPVQVGRSRDRPGSGRGGSPETPAEPVATAKPAAREPDDGMTPEQRRLLALYGEKDNGAVPRTARESSATRGPARDLTDREIQKVLAQHRGRIQSCYERASKRDYSLGELRVDATVDVGPSGRVRTVSLKGVESEVLVDCLRSTLRQLVFKPIGGDGATLSMPFIFRGA, translated from the coding sequence ATGAAGTTTATCTGCGACCAGTGCAGCACGAAGTACTCGATCGCCGACGAGAAGGTTCGGCGAAAGGTTCTGAAGATCCGCTGCAAGAACTGCGGCAACATCATCGTGGTCCGCGATCCGACGCGCGGGACGGGCGCGCTGGCGGCCGTCCCGACGGAGGGCGGCAGAGCGCTCGACGAGGCGTTCCAGCAGGTCTTCAGCGAGTCACCGCCCGCGACGCGGTCCGTCACTGCGGCAGCGCAGCGATCGACCGCCGCCCGGGTGCCCACGCCCGCGCCCGCGCTCGTCGACGACCACGAGCGCGAGCCTGAAGACGACAACACCCGCATATCACTGCCCGGGGAATTGCGGCCCCATGAGGCGGCGATCGAGGACGAATGGTACCTGGCCGTCGATGGGCATCAGTTCGGGCCGATGTCCTTCGACGAACTCTGCCGCCGGGTCCGCCGCGGCGAGGCGCGCAGCGAAACCGGGGACGAGGCCTTTGTTTGGCGTGACGGCTTCGAGGACTGGATCGACGCCCATAGCGTCCCCGAGCTACGGCCCTTCGTGCCCCCGCGACCGCCCCCCCGCGGGCGCGGGTCGGGGCTGCTCCCGCTGCCGGCTGATCGCGATCGAAGCGGGGCTGCCGCCGGTTTGCCGGCCTTCGGCGACCCGCAGGTGTGGCCGGTGTCGGCCGCCTCGCTGGCTGTCTCCGCGCCGCCCGCGCGCATGCCAGCGGGGCGAGCAGCGGTTGGCGCTCGCGCCGCGTCGCCAACCGGGGAGGTCAGTGGCCCGGGCGTCTCTGAGGCCTTCTCACTCGAGGCGCTGGCTGCCCTCGGCTCGTCGGCGCCCGGCTTGGCGAGTGCCGGGCAGCAGCGCGTGGAACAGCGCCCTGAAAAGCACTATTCGGGGCAGCAGCCGATGGTTGGCGCCCCGGCGCCACAGCTCATGGCGCCGGCGCCCCTCGTCGCGCCGCCCCCGCCCCGTGTCTCGGGGTGGCTCAAGCTCGGCGTCGTGCTTTCCTTCGTGATTCTGATGCTCGGCGGGTCGGCCCTGGTCTATTTGCTCTTCTTCGACGCGCGCGACGCCAGCGGGCCTCGGGGGCTGGCCGGGATCGGGACGAATCGGCTCGGCGACCTCGACGCGGCCGACCTCGCAGGCCCCGATGCTGGTGTGGCTGCGGGCCTCGAGTTCGCGCCGGTGCAGGTCGGCCGCTCACGGGATCGTCCGGGGAGCGGCCGCGGCGGCTCGCCTGAGACGCCGGCCGAGCCGGTCGCGACCGCGAAGCCTGCGGCCCGCGAGCCGGACGACGGGATGACGCCCGAGCAGCGGCGACTGCTGGCCCTCTACGGCGAGAAGGACAACGGGGCGGTGCCGCGCACCGCGCGCGAGTCGAGCGCGACGCGCGGTCCGGCGCGCGACCTGACCGATCGCGAGATCCAGAAGGTGCTGGCGCAGCATCGCGGTCGCATTCAGAGCTGCTACGAGCGCGCCTCGAAGCGAGACTACTCGCTCGGCGAGCTGCGGGTGGACGCGACGGTCGACGTCGGTCCATCGGGGCGAGTGCGCACCGTCAGCCTCAAGGGCGTGGAGAGCGAGGTGCTCGTTGATTGCCTGCGTAGCACGCTACGACAGCTCGTCTTCAAGCCGATCGGTGGCGACGGCGCGACCTTGAGTATGCCCTTCATCTTTCGCGGCGCCTGA
- the thiI gene encoding tRNA 4-thiouridine(8) synthase ThiI produces the protein MNLPPQGEVANPSDALIVLRHGEIFLKGDNRHHFEQLLVRNARRALAVLPNVTLERAQGRCFARVPQASATRAISALQRVFGFSSLSPAIPCAPELEALTGVAVEAIGRLLQQRPIRSFKVATRRSDKRFPLPSTAISAHIGAAVIGAFGLPVDVHAPDVTVGVEIGREQSFVFVERLPCGGGLPVGSTGEVLLLLSGGIDSPVAGHLLQKRGCALQAIYFHSPPHTGPRAEDKVQRLARRLALCQQQPVTLHLVHFTAIQERIHAEANAELLVVLYRRAMMRIASSVAKRCGCRALVTGDNLGQVASQTLENLCCVEDAAALPVLRPLLSFDKHETVALAQQLGSFEISIEPHVDCCSLFVPRHPATRVSLKRAAAAEASLALAPLIEQAAAEAQTYRALPAG, from the coding sequence ATGAACCTTCCGCCGCAAGGTGAAGTCGCCAACCCGAGCGACGCGCTGATCGTGCTGCGCCATGGCGAGATCTTCCTCAAGGGCGACAACCGCCATCACTTCGAACAGCTCTTGGTGCGCAACGCGCGTCGCGCGCTGGCGGTCCTGCCGAACGTCACGCTCGAGCGCGCCCAGGGGCGCTGCTTCGCGCGCGTGCCCCAGGCGTCGGCGACCCGCGCGATCAGCGCCTTGCAGCGCGTGTTCGGCTTCTCCTCGCTCAGCCCCGCGATCCCCTGTGCTCCAGAGCTGGAGGCGCTGACCGGCGTCGCTGTCGAGGCCATCGGCCGGCTGCTGCAGCAGCGCCCGATCCGATCCTTCAAGGTCGCCACGCGCCGCAGTGACAAACGCTTCCCGCTGCCCTCGACGGCGATCAGCGCCCACATCGGCGCGGCGGTCATCGGTGCCTTCGGCCTACCGGTCGACGTCCATGCGCCGGACGTCACCGTCGGGGTCGAGATCGGTCGCGAGCAGTCGTTCGTCTTCGTCGAGCGGCTGCCCTGCGGCGGGGGCCTGCCCGTCGGCAGCACCGGCGAGGTCCTCCTGCTGCTCTCCGGCGGCATCGACTCTCCGGTGGCCGGGCACCTGCTGCAGAAGCGAGGGTGCGCCCTCCAGGCGATCTACTTCCACTCGCCGCCGCATACCGGACCGCGTGCCGAGGACAAGGTGCAACGCCTCGCGCGGCGCCTGGCGCTTTGCCAGCAGCAACCCGTCACGCTCCACCTGGTGCACTTCACGGCGATTCAGGAGCGCATTCACGCCGAAGCGAACGCGGAGCTACTGGTCGTGCTCTACCGCCGAGCGATGATGCGGATCGCCTCGTCCGTGGCCAAACGCTGCGGTTGCAGGGCACTGGTCACCGGCGACAACCTCGGTCAGGTCGCGAGCCAGACCCTTGAGAACCTCTGCTGCGTCGAGGACGCCGCGGCGCTCCCGGTGTTGCGGCCGCTGCTCAGCTTCGACAAGCACGAAACAGTGGCGCTGGCCCAGCAGCTTGGCAGCTTCGAGATCTCGATCGAGCCTCATGTCGACTGCTGCTCGCTCTTCGTGCCCCGTCACCCCGCGACGCGTGTCAGTCTCAAACGCGCCGCGGCCGCCGAGGCCTCGCTCGCGCTCGCCCCGCTGATCGAGCAGGCCGCCGCCGAGGCGCAGACCTATCGCGCCCTGCCGGCGGGCTAG
- a CDS encoding cysteine desulfurase: MQPATRSDVIYLDNAATTAPDTLVVRAMHDALTEHWGNPSSTHALGLAAERALRLARERVAARLEVEPERVTFTSGGSEAIALALLGTARQRSRPGHVLVSAIEHAAVLRSAELLGREEHTVETIPVEAGGYVDPDRFASLLRPETFLVSVMHVNNETGIVQPVAAIAARLRRTHPQARLLVDAVQSYGVLPTRLAALGAHWLALSGHKLHGPKGVGCLVAARGVTLAPLWGGGQQEYGRRPGTENVPGIVGLGVAAELGKGNADLLRGATDRLVDTVLAARPGAYPLGERSRRAPHIAAVALPGLRADTVVNRLAEEGVYASSQSACGQRGRAARQSHVLAALGVPMSHGVLRLAPHRWLDEQQLTHACAVLTRVLQEARA; encoded by the coding sequence ATGCAGCCGGCGACGCGCTCCGACGTGATCTACCTCGACAATGCCGCCACCACGGCACCCGATACGCTGGTGGTGCGCGCGATGCACGACGCGCTGACGGAGCATTGGGGAAACCCCTCGTCCACGCATGCGCTGGGCCTCGCGGCCGAACGCGCGCTGCGCCTGGCGCGCGAGCGGGTGGCGGCCCGTCTCGAGGTCGAGCCGGAGCGCGTCACCTTCACCAGCGGCGGCAGTGAAGCGATCGCGCTCGCATTGCTCGGCACGGCGCGCCAGCGATCACGCCCGGGCCACGTTCTGGTCAGCGCGATCGAGCATGCGGCGGTGCTGCGCAGCGCGGAGCTGCTGGGCCGCGAGGAACACACTGTCGAGACGATTCCCGTCGAGGCAGGCGGCTACGTCGACCCTGATCGCTTCGCGAGCCTGCTTCGCCCCGAGACCTTTCTCGTCAGCGTGATGCACGTCAACAACGAGACCGGCATCGTGCAGCCGGTCGCGGCCATCGCCGCGCGGCTGCGCCGCACCCACCCCCAGGCCCGACTGCTGGTCGACGCCGTGCAGTCGTACGGCGTGCTTCCCACGCGGCTCGCGGCGCTGGGTGCGCACTGGCTCGCGCTCTCCGGTCACAAGCTGCACGGACCCAAAGGCGTGGGCTGCCTCGTCGCGGCCCGCGGCGTGACCTTGGCCCCGCTCTGGGGCGGCGGACAGCAGGAGTACGGCCGGCGCCCGGGCACGGAGAACGTGCCAGGGATCGTGGGGCTCGGGGTCGCGGCCGAGCTGGGCAAGGGGAACGCCGACCTGCTGCGCGGCGCGACCGATCGCCTGGTGGACACGGTGCTGGCGGCGCGGCCTGGAGCCTACCCATTGGGCGAGCGATCGCGTCGCGCCCCGCACATCGCGGCGGTGGCCCTGCCTGGCCTGCGGGCGGATACGGTGGTCAACCGCCTCGCCGAAGAGGGCGTCTATGCGTCGAGCCAATCGGCCTGCGGCCAGCGCGGACGCGCCGCGCGGCAGAGCCACGTCCTCGCCGCCCTCGGGGTGCCGATGAGCCATGGCGTGCTGCGCCTGGCCCCCCACCGCTGGCTCGACGAGCAACAGCTCACTCACGCCTGCGCCGTGCTGACCCGCGTCCTTCAGGAGGCTCGAGCATGA